One Mesotoga sp. UBA6090 genomic window carries:
- a CDS encoding ATP-binding protein has protein sequence MTDQQMFSVLARWNYWEDRSLPELVYRREIGEIEEFLDSNFVQIVKGPRRSGKSSLLKLVYRKLLESVDKLSFLFLNLEDVSLSMEEKTPVLLEKLYRLYRQRVNPDGKTYMFVDEIQHIRGWEQWIETYRESGEVKFIVTGSSSKLSSKELGTLLTGRHIDLTLLPFSFADFVRSKGIEVSSLSIELKSDLIKNLLFSYLDSGGFPEILLNFPEENGTKILEAYFDDIIYRDIVERWNIRDALLTKRIALYALKNSGNLLSYRKIQKALEQTSGKTSTSTISENMSHLSEAYILFEVELHTNSVKKALINPRKVYSVDTGLRKAVVKPLTDDYGRDGENIVFLELLRRGYKVTFWKTDKTEVDFVASGRTGDLVINVTMSNLDDPALRERELRGLLEFEGDRSRRILLNSDIEDTLKIHDKTIELIPLWKWLLIEDFLPSR, from the coding sequence ATGACAGACCAACAGATGTTTTCAGTCCTCGCAAGATGGAATTACTGGGAAGATCGTTCTTTGCCGGAACTTGTTTACAGAAGAGAGATCGGTGAAATTGAAGAATTTCTCGACAGTAATTTCGTGCAGATTGTAAAAGGACCTAGAAGGTCAGGCAAATCATCTCTTCTTAAGCTTGTGTACAGAAAGCTCCTAGAATCTGTTGATAAACTCTCCTTTCTGTTCTTGAACCTTGAAGATGTCTCTCTCTCTATGGAAGAGAAAACGCCGGTCCTTCTTGAAAAACTCTACAGGCTTTACAGGCAGAGAGTCAATCCCGATGGAAAGACCTACATGTTTGTCGATGAGATCCAGCATATACGAGGCTGGGAGCAATGGATAGAGACTTACAGGGAGTCCGGAGAGGTCAAATTCATTGTGACCGGCTCATCTTCAAAGCTCTCTTCCAAAGAGCTTGGAACGCTGTTGACAGGAAGGCACATAGATCTGACTCTGTTGCCCTTTTCGTTCGCAGACTTTGTGCGATCGAAGGGAATTGAAGTCTCCTCGCTTTCAATTGAACTCAAAAGTGATCTCATCAAGAATCTGCTGTTCAGTTATTTGGATTCCGGAGGCTTTCCTGAGATTCTCTTGAACTTCCCTGAAGAAAATGGGACAAAGATTCTCGAGGCATATTTCGACGACATCATATACAGGGACATCGTAGAGCGTTGGAATATCAGAGACGCTCTGCTTACAAAGAGAATCGCGCTCTATGCTCTGAAGAACAGCGGAAATCTCTTGAGCTACAGAAAAATACAGAAGGCTCTCGAACAGACCTCGGGAAAGACTTCAACCAGCACAATTTCGGAGAACATGTCGCACCTATCGGAAGCATACATATTGTTTGAAGTAGAGCTTCATACGAATTCCGTCAAGAAGGCCCTAATCAACCCAAGAAAAGTATATTCCGTCGACACTGGCCTGAGAAAAGCCGTTGTCAAGCCGCTCACTGATGACTATGGAAGAGATGGAGAGAACATTGTCTTTCTAGAGCTCTTGAGGCGGGGCTATAAGGTGACTTTCTGGAAGACTGACAAAACCGAAGTTGATTTCGTCGCCTCTGGAAGAACTGGCGATCTGGTCATTAATGTCACAATGTCAAATCTTGATGATCCCGCTTTGAGAGAACGTGAACTCCGGGGATTACTCGAATTCGAGGGCGACAGATCCCGCAGGATACTTCTCAACAGCGACATTGAAGACACGCTGAAGATTCACGACAAGACCATTGAGCTGATCCCTCTCTGGAAATGGCTTCTTATTGAGGATTTCCTCCCAAGCAGATAA
- a CDS encoding CBS domain-containing protein gives MTIDLNDTLDKALKIIGEKSFSQIPVYEGRQFRGILTAYEIARWMAFVGEEERAYIKEMPIRDVMDYAEEDKAVKFVSRKATLFEIAASFGVFSALGKRLEAILVTENGRRSETPLQIITIWDLPTISAALQE, from the coding sequence GTGACAATCGACCTCAATGATACGCTAGACAAAGCCCTGAAGATCATAGGAGAGAAGTCATTCTCACAGATTCCTGTCTATGAGGGAAGGCAATTCAGAGGAATTCTCACTGCTTATGAGATCGCCAGGTGGATGGCCTTTGTTGGCGAAGAAGAGAGGGCTTACATAAAAGAAATGCCGATTCGAGACGTGATGGACTATGCGGAAGAAGATAAGGCAGTCAAATTTGTTAGCAGAAAAGCGACCCTCTTCGAAATCGCAGCTTCATTCGGCGTGTTCAGTGCCCTGGGCAAGAGGCTTGAGGCGATACTTGTAACGGAAAACGGCAGAAGAAGCGAGACTCCCCTGCAGATAATTACCATCTGGGATTTACCGACCATATCCGCTGCTCTCCAAGAGTAA
- a CDS encoding succinylglutamate desuccinylase/aspartoacylase family protein codes for MRKILIIFMLVLVASISLANFFKPDIRPGYGVTSTGWLSDYFEPLKGTNMDAPVYYMDSGVPGPTFLLMGGTHPMEIAGTVAATIFIENALVKSGRIIVLPFGNSSASSIGTVFYPNQPDHFLQIESKTGPRFLVYGDRNTDIEDQGVPDPDVYVHYQSGQELPGYESRNLNRNFPGRPDGTPTEKLAFAIIELIRTEKVDFNLDMHESDTPDNYSIVDGNKVQGGRLAYMLVCHQRGLEIGAYATMEIEFNYGVSLNLEESDIRFKGLSHREIGDATESISFLVESPNPGFDYTWRENADVLFDEKYPLKHRVGLHLATVEALINGYNMFMGTELTYKDVPTYSDLMENGFEAYLN; via the coding sequence ATGAGAAAAATTCTTATCATCTTCATGCTAGTTCTCGTTGCCTCGATTTCACTGGCAAACTTTTTCAAACCTGATATTCGTCCCGGTTACGGCGTAACGAGCACAGGATGGCTTTCGGATTACTTCGAACCTCTCAAGGGAACGAACATGGATGCTCCCGTCTACTACATGGACAGCGGAGTGCCCGGGCCCACTTTTCTGCTTATGGGTGGTACACATCCAATGGAAATCGCAGGAACCGTAGCTGCGACAATATTTATTGAAAACGCTTTGGTAAAGAGCGGCAGGATAATTGTTCTGCCTTTTGGCAACAGCAGCGCGTCTTCGATAGGAACCGTATTCTACCCGAACCAGCCGGACCACTTCCTGCAAATCGAGTCGAAGACGGGACCTCGTTTCCTTGTATATGGAGACAGAAATACCGACATCGAAGATCAGGGTGTCCCCGATCCAGATGTATACGTCCATTATCAATCGGGACAGGAACTTCCGGGCTATGAGTCGAGAAATCTCAATAGAAACTTCCCCGGTCGACCGGACGGAACCCCCACCGAAAAGCTGGCCTTCGCGATAATTGAACTGATAAGAACCGAGAAAGTCGATTTCAACCTCGACATGCATGAGAGCGATACTCCAGACAACTACAGCATTGTTGACGGAAATAAGGTTCAGGGAGGCAGACTGGCGTACATGCTTGTCTGTCACCAGCGTGGGCTTGAAATTGGCGCATACGCCACGATGGAGATAGAATTCAACTACGGAGTCTCGCTGAACCTCGAAGAATCCGACATACGATTCAAAGGCCTTAGCCACAGGGAGATCGGAGACGCCACGGAAAGTATTTCATTCCTTGTTGAATCGCCCAATCCCGGTTTCGATTACACGTGGCGTGAAAACGCCGATGTGCTCTTCGATGAGAAGTACCCTCTCAAACACCGGGTCGGTCTGCATCTCGCAACGGTCGAAGCACTGATCAACGGTTACAACATGTTCATGGGCACGGAACTCACCTACAAAGATGTTCCGACGTACTCAGACTTGATGGAAAACGGCTTCGAAGCTTATTTGAACTAG
- a CDS encoding tripartite tricarboxylate transporter TctB family protein, which produces MKEKTGGRVNFQIIEGVFFSVIAVFVIVVSAGMNPYGSWSLAPGLFPLIMGIILLALAISLIFQAVLSKTFKSGGFDKVDWLRISLVMILTFVYVWLVPIIGFIAVSIPYLALMLLLLGEKRWWLIGIISVGTTLGLYYAFGVLLSVYLP; this is translated from the coding sequence ATGAAAGAGAAGACAGGCGGTCGTGTAAATTTTCAGATAATTGAAGGAGTTTTCTTTTCGGTAATTGCCGTGTTCGTTATCGTTGTCTCTGCGGGAATGAACCCTTATGGTTCCTGGTCGCTCGCGCCAGGCCTTTTCCCGTTGATTATGGGCATCATTCTCCTGGCACTTGCTATTTCTCTAATATTCCAGGCAGTTTTGAGCAAGACCTTCAAGTCGGGAGGCTTCGACAAAGTCGACTGGCTTAGGATTTCACTTGTAATGATCCTGACATTCGTATATGTCTGGCTCGTTCCGATAATCGGTTTTATTGCTGTTTCTATTCCTTATCTGGCCCTTATGCTACTCCTTTTGGGGGAAAAGCGCTGGTGGCTGATCGGGATAATCTCCGTGGGGACTACTCTAGGCCTGTATTACGCCTTCGGTGTGCTACTGAGTGTCTACCTGCCTTAA
- a CDS encoding PulJ/GspJ family protein: MSKEIDRRKGLTLMEMVVTMAIAAVVLAITLTVYNIWWKTYTRVLEKTEIERQMTSAMEIIVKELGLAKDVALDYDQEKTVFRLQDKRIEYRKDDKVNYLTDPIVDDLTFDFKDTNETVLEVRIENTSKNIVLTSRVKLLNKEPSSGSSGESTISFKKSEKLSFEKQE; encoded by the coding sequence ATGAGTAAGGAAATTGACAGGCGAAAAGGACTAACCCTTATGGAGATGGTTGTCACGATGGCTATCGCTGCTGTTGTTCTCGCAATTACCCTAACCGTTTACAACATCTGGTGGAAGACCTACACAAGAGTTCTTGAAAAAACCGAGATAGAAAGACAAATGACCTCGGCAATGGAGATCATTGTCAAGGAGCTTGGATTGGCTAAGGATGTGGCTCTTGACTATGATCAAGAAAAGACGGTTTTTCGCCTTCAGGATAAGAGGATTGAATATAGGAAGGACGATAAAGTTAACTATCTGACGGATCCGATCGTTGATGACCTCACTTTCGATTTCAAAGATACAAACGAGACAGTACTCGAAGTAAGGATCGAAAACACAAGCAAGAATATTGTGCTTACATCAAGAGTAAAGCTATTGAACAAAGAACCCAGTTCGGGTTCATCCGGGGAGTCTACAATAAGCTTCAAGAAGTCCGAGAAGTTGTCTTTTGAAAAGCAGGAATAG
- a CDS encoding DMT family transporter, with translation MIKGILFSVTAGIVIAMQSVFSARLSEKVGFFGSNFFIHGTGFLLASFLLLLFGRGELSIESLKGLNPIYATSGFIGVLIIFSIAQGVSALGASRGIVIIVVTQIVFALIINISGLFGETPLHLTPAKITGLLLMLFGVLIYQLAK, from the coding sequence ATGATTAAGGGTATTCTCTTTTCCGTGACTGCAGGCATAGTAATCGCCATGCAGAGCGTTTTCAGCGCGAGACTTAGCGAAAAGGTCGGCTTTTTTGGCTCGAATTTCTTCATACACGGTACCGGTTTTCTCCTTGCTTCATTTCTTTTACTGCTTTTCGGAAGAGGCGAACTGAGTATCGAATCGCTAAAGGGACTGAATCCAATCTATGCAACTTCAGGGTTCATTGGTGTTCTTATCATCTTCAGCATTGCGCAAGGCGTATCTGCACTTGGCGCCAGCAGAGGAATTGTGATAATTGTTGTAACGCAGATAGTCTTCGCATTAATCATCAACATTTCTGGGTTATTCGGTGAAACCCCTCTTCATCTGACTCCGGCGAAAATCACAGGTCTTCTTCTCATGCTTTTCGGCGTCCTGATCTATCAGCTTGCGAAGTGA
- the aroA gene encoding 3-phosphoshikimate 1-carboxyvinyltransferase gives MIAFASRHNLSGKLSVPGSKSHTIRAVLIAAMANGLSTIKNPLSSEDCLSATRAARAFGSDVRIEKGVWTIKSNSEGLKNPDDVIDCGNSGTTFYFATAISGTLSDYVVLTGDYQIRRRPVVKLLEAMRELGAFAVTTRSNSDAAPVIIKGPMKAGTIVFDGKMSQYISGMLLASARLEGKTRIEVQKAIERPYLQMTVDWMTEHGIKVEYDEKNYSFFEVEGPQEYRTVETSIPSDWESVAFPLVAALVTDSEIVIEDLDLSGSQGDSVIVDILKEMGGDVTLDRATNSLKARGGNRLRGITIDCSDIPDALPILSVAACFAEGDTVLTGIESIRVKETDRVEVMKRELSKMGASIEDTDHEMIIHGGKKLTGAKVESHDDHRVAMSLAVAGLFSDGVTEIGNAECVSVSFPGFYELMNGVGAGFETE, from the coding sequence ATGATAGCCTTTGCTTCAAGGCATAATCTTTCGGGTAAACTCTCTGTGCCCGGTTCAAAGAGCCATACAATAAGAGCAGTCCTCATCGCCGCTATGGCAAACGGACTCTCAACCATAAAAAACCCTCTTTCCAGTGAAGACTGCCTTTCGGCGACAAGAGCCGCCAGGGCCTTCGGTTCCGACGTGAGAATTGAAAAGGGAGTATGGACGATAAAGAGCAACTCCGAAGGCTTAAAGAATCCCGACGATGTAATTGACTGCGGGAATTCCGGAACGACCTTCTATTTTGCCACGGCGATCTCGGGGACTCTGAGTGACTACGTTGTTCTTACGGGAGATTATCAGATCCGCAGAAGACCAGTTGTAAAACTGCTGGAAGCAATGAGAGAATTGGGGGCCTTCGCCGTCACAACGAGAAGTAACAGCGATGCGGCTCCCGTCATTATAAAAGGACCAATGAAGGCAGGAACTATTGTTTTCGATGGAAAGATGTCTCAGTACATTTCCGGAATGCTCCTGGCATCGGCGAGACTCGAGGGGAAAACCAGGATCGAAGTTCAGAAGGCCATAGAGAGACCTTATCTACAAATGACTGTTGACTGGATGACCGAACACGGGATAAAAGTCGAATACGACGAGAAAAACTACAGCTTCTTCGAAGTGGAAGGCCCCCAGGAATACAGAACAGTCGAAACTTCAATACCGAGCGACTGGGAATCCGTTGCATTCCCTCTCGTAGCGGCGCTGGTTACGGATTCCGAGATCGTGATAGAAGATCTCGATCTGTCCGGAAGCCAGGGAGACTCAGTAATCGTAGATATCCTGAAAGAGATGGGTGGAGACGTAACTCTCGACAGGGCTACTAACTCTCTAAAGGCCAGGGGGGGAAACAGACTCAGGGGAATCACCATAGACTGTTCCGACATTCCCGACGCTCTGCCCATACTCTCAGTTGCCGCCTGCTTCGCAGAGGGAGACACGGTATTGACTGGAATAGAAAGCATAAGAGTGAAAGAAACCGACAGAGTCGAGGTAATGAAGAGGGAGCTCTCGAAAATGGGAGCGTCGATCGAGGATACTGATCATGAAATGATTATCCATGGCGGCAAGAAACTTACCGGAGCAAAGGTCGAAAGCCACGACGACCACAGAGTGGCTATGTCCCTCGCAGTCGCCGGGCTCTTCTCAGACGGGGTCACGGAGATCGGCAACGCCGAATGCGTCTCGGTCTCCTTCCCGGGCTTCTATGAACTTATGAACGGCGTTGGAGCTGGATTCGAGACTGAATAG
- a CDS encoding LacI family DNA-binding transcriptional regulator, producing MNINISTIAKMAKVSTATVSRVINNPEKVSAKTRERVESVISKLGYVPNQQARSLRSQQTKMIAIIVPHSADYLFTYPYFSIFLRETSLELSHLGYHLILTTDEPHNSVIDTYRVFTDKRLVDGFVVLDLKNEDERVDFLKLRNIPFVAVGRNERDKDISFVDTDNEGGAYIAGKYLARKGCSQVLFINGPADQSVSLWRERGFQKAAQEMNFTFHVRNGDFVEKSGFEITKKHLGQFDGIFAASDLMAIGALKALKEAVVSLPVVGFDDIPISSDVSPSLTTVHQPIDEVGRRAAINLVRLISEDHTETTILPVELIVRESSEVRR from the coding sequence ATGAATATAAACATATCCACAATAGCGAAGATGGCTAAAGTATCTACTGCGACTGTTTCCCGGGTAATAAACAATCCAGAGAAGGTATCTGCTAAGACCCGCGAGAGAGTTGAAAGTGTAATAAGTAAGCTAGGCTACGTGCCAAATCAGCAGGCGCGAAGCCTCAGAAGCCAGCAGACGAAGATGATTGCGATTATTGTTCCGCACAGCGCCGATTATCTCTTCACCTATCCCTATTTTTCGATCTTCTTGAGAGAGACCTCGCTCGAATTGAGTCACCTCGGTTACCATCTTATACTGACAACCGACGAACCACATAACTCTGTGATAGATACTTACCGTGTATTCACAGACAAAAGATTGGTGGATGGATTTGTGGTACTCGACTTGAAAAACGAAGACGAAAGAGTGGACTTTCTCAAATTGCGGAACATACCTTTTGTGGCCGTCGGTAGAAACGAAAGAGACAAAGACATTTCATTCGTAGATACCGATAACGAAGGAGGTGCGTATATTGCAGGGAAGTACCTCGCCCGAAAAGGTTGCTCGCAGGTTCTCTTCATAAACGGCCCCGCCGATCAAAGCGTTTCTCTATGGAGGGAACGCGGCTTTCAAAAAGCGGCGCAGGAAATGAATTTCACCTTCCACGTCCGCAATGGAGATTTCGTTGAAAAGAGCGGCTTCGAGATAACGAAAAAACACCTTGGCCAATTCGACGGAATCTTCGCGGCTTCAGACCTGATGGCCATCGGCGCGTTGAAGGCCTTGAAAGAGGCGGTAGTTTCTCTGCCTGTCGTTGGATTTGACGATATTCCCATTTCATCGGACGTTTCACCTTCTTTGACAACGGTTCACCAGCCAATAGACGAGGTCGGAAGAAGGGCCGCTATCAATCTTGTCAGACTCATATCCGAAGACCACACGGAAACGACGATTCTTCCGGTCGAGCTAATTGTCAGAGAATCCTCAGAGGTTAGGAGATGA
- a CDS encoding Crp/Fnr family transcriptional regulator, with protein MKEIRDRKRISEYLSRFKLAGFFEEDVSQLFALHSFGRGEDIFTVDERPEYLYFLVKGKVKISILLRNGNRVLLRFCVPLSLLGDLEIANDFAVKTSVSAVSESELLALRLSQVRENLMSNPAILRLIIRELSFKLYHNDVVKTLTSSAPLKTRIASYLLLMTSDERNERMLDELETESQAEIAELLGASYRHVNRVLNELDREGILRVSRSQIRIIDFDKLKNLASDLYG; from the coding sequence ATGAAAGAAATAAGAGACAGGAAGCGAATATCGGAATACTTGTCGAGATTCAAACTGGCCGGGTTTTTCGAGGAGGATGTCAGTCAACTTTTCGCCTTGCATAGCTTCGGTAGAGGCGAAGACATTTTCACCGTAGACGAGCGACCTGAGTATCTGTACTTTCTTGTGAAAGGCAAGGTTAAAATCTCAATTCTCTTGAGAAATGGCAACAGGGTATTGCTTAGGTTCTGCGTTCCCCTTTCTTTGCTCGGAGACCTGGAAATAGCCAATGACTTCGCCGTCAAGACTTCGGTTTCAGCAGTCTCGGAATCTGAACTCCTGGCTCTGAGGCTTTCTCAGGTAAGAGAGAATCTGATGAGTAATCCTGCCATCCTGAGATTGATCATTCGTGAACTGTCTTTCAAGCTTTATCACAATGACGTCGTGAAGACGTTGACTTCCTCCGCACCACTAAAGACGAGAATTGCATCTTATCTCCTGCTGATGACCTCAGATGAAAGGAATGAAAGAATGTTGGATGAACTGGAAACTGAAAGTCAAGCTGAGATCGCCGAGCTTTTGGGGGCTAGCTACCGCCATGTGAACAGGGTTTTAAACGAACTAGACAGAGAAGGAATATTGAGAGTCAGTAGATCACAGATAAGGATAATCGACTTCGACAAACTCAAGAATCTGGCTTCGGATCTGTACGGGTGA
- a CDS encoding Fic family protein: protein MKTRWVPRYSITDKIAAALMTIEKIRGQLENAQIPLSSLARIRESARIRSTHFSTQIEGNRLTLQEAREVVKNQRIIQERARDSREVKNYWDALLKIEEWAQGLRSFDEYLIKKTHSIVEKGLRAKPSAYRTEQNVIRDSLTNAIIYLPPEAKDVPELMHELINWEHGARNKTPVPLIAALVHYQFVTIHPFYDGNGRTARLLSTFILQRGGYGLNGIFSLEEYHARNLQLYYNSLMTHPHHNYYEGRENADLTGWIGYFVELLAKVFEAAGKQVLTQGVIPSDRVLFRRLDHRQKNVLSMFASKDSLTVRELANNLGLSDRMVRNIVNKWVQDGFLEVLDPSNKNRRYGLSEIYRHFLGNNN, encoded by the coding sequence ATGAAAACCAGATGGGTCCCCAGGTACTCAATTACCGATAAGATAGCGGCCGCTCTTATGACTATAGAAAAGATAAGGGGTCAGTTGGAGAACGCGCAGATTCCTCTCAGCTCTCTTGCGCGAATAAGAGAAAGCGCGAGAATCCGATCAACGCACTTTTCGACACAGATAGAGGGTAATCGCCTGACTCTTCAGGAAGCGCGCGAGGTGGTCAAGAATCAAAGAATTATCCAAGAAAGAGCAAGAGATTCAAGGGAAGTGAAGAATTATTGGGATGCACTTCTCAAAATCGAGGAGTGGGCTCAAGGACTGAGATCGTTCGATGAATACCTTATAAAGAAAACGCACTCAATTGTCGAGAAGGGTCTCAGAGCAAAGCCCTCTGCTTATCGAACTGAACAAAACGTAATAAGAGACTCCCTCACTAATGCGATCATCTACCTTCCTCCCGAAGCAAAGGACGTTCCAGAACTTATGCATGAACTCATTAACTGGGAACATGGTGCCCGGAATAAGACACCGGTTCCACTTATCGCGGCGCTCGTTCACTACCAGTTCGTTACTATACATCCCTTCTACGACGGAAACGGAAGAACTGCAAGGCTCTTGTCCACCTTCATTCTTCAAAGGGGAGGCTATGGACTGAACGGAATCTTTTCTCTCGAGGAGTATCATGCTCGCAACCTTCAGCTCTACTACAACTCTCTTATGACCCACCCCCATCACAATTATTATGAGGGAAGAGAGAACGCCGATCTTACCGGCTGGATTGGATACTTCGTAGAATTGCTTGCAAAGGTTTTCGAAGCAGCTGGAAAGCAAGTTCTCACTCAAGGAGTGATTCCTTCAGACCGCGTACTCTTTAGAAGACTTGACCATAGGCAGAAGAATGTACTCTCTATGTTCGCTTCAAAAGATTCCTTGACAGTAAGAGAACTGGCAAACAACCTGGGACTTTCGGACAGGATGGTTAGAAATATAGTAAATAAGTGGGTCCAAGATGGCTTTCTCGAAGTACTCGATCCCTCAAACAAGAATCGAAGATATGGATTATCGGAAATTTATCGGCACTTTCTCGGAAATAATAATTGA
- a CDS encoding prepilin-type N-terminal cleavage/methylation domain-containing protein, with amino-acid sequence MMRVLATGQGGLGINRSSGFSFVEVLIALLIIIISVTTLMNFLMTALRVEDSASAISEDLLVKSGELEEGEGDSKQATVTIGEIDIPGAVLKIGYGRTKQLIEFRGLANE; translated from the coding sequence GTGATGAGAGTTCTAGCCACTGGCCAAGGAGGACTGGGTATAAACAGAAGTAGTGGTTTTTCATTCGTTGAGGTTCTTATAGCATTGTTAATTATCATAATTTCTGTTACCACGCTCATGAATTTCCTGATGACTGCGCTCAGGGTTGAAGACTCCGCCAGCGCAATCTCCGAAGACCTTCTAGTTAAGTCGGGGGAACTAGAAGAAGGAGAAGGAGATAGCAAACAAGCAACTGTGACTATCGGAGAAATCGATATTCCGGGTGCGGTACTAAAGATAGGTTATGGTAGGACAAAGCAGCTTATTGAGTTCAGAGGTCTGGCCAATGAGTAA
- a CDS encoding tripartite tricarboxylate transporter permease has product MIEQILAAIDLRFIFLVFVGAFAGLVVGAMPGLSVTMATAILVSVTFTWAVNDAMALMMGVYVVGVFSGAISAILINIPGAPASVATTLDGFPMTMKGQAKKALRVATVYSFVGTLFGLIMLALLAKPVTKIALQFSPMDYFLLALFGLTTVGSLTSKNFLKGLISAALGVIISLIGIDPIMGTPRFTFGSMRLQAGISLIAALIGLFGFSEILVQIGQRSLDPISGKLGKEKVGFRQLLRHLPLSLQSAVIGTFIGALPGTGGPVASLIAYDQAKKTVRKPEVPFGEGAVEGIVASESANNACIGGALIPMLTLAVPGDAVTAVLLSAMYVHGLRPGPLLFTQTPDLFYVILAAGIIGSLSILFLGIGVAPLMARMVLIPKKILLPVVAILCIIGAYAINSSVFDVLIMAIFGLIGFIMRRKGYSVAPMVLGIVLGSLMDANFRRAVSLASAGDNLIVSMFSRPISIILIVFILISLFSNFKFVKTGVRKLFSGRSDKGQED; this is encoded by the coding sequence ATGATTGAACAAATACTGGCTGCAATAGATCTCAGGTTCATTTTCCTGGTATTTGTTGGTGCCTTTGCCGGACTTGTTGTAGGCGCCATGCCGGGGCTTTCCGTCACAATGGCCACCGCAATTCTGGTTTCGGTAACTTTCACATGGGCTGTCAACGATGCGATGGCTCTTATGATGGGCGTCTACGTTGTCGGAGTCTTCTCCGGGGCAATATCTGCAATACTGATCAACATCCCGGGAGCTCCCGCCTCGGTCGCAACGACGCTTGACGGCTTTCCCATGACCATGAAGGGACAGGCCAAAAAGGCTTTGCGAGTTGCTACCGTCTATTCATTTGTGGGTACTCTTTTTGGTCTGATAATGCTAGCCTTACTCGCAAAACCAGTTACAAAGATAGCCCTACAGTTTTCGCCGATGGACTACTTCCTGCTTGCGCTCTTCGGCCTGACGACGGTAGGTTCGCTTACGTCGAAGAACTTCCTCAAGGGATTGATAAGCGCGGCTCTAGGAGTCATCATAAGCTTGATAGGGATCGATCCGATTATGGGAACCCCGAGATTCACGTTCGGCTCGATGAGACTCCAGGCCGGTATTTCGCTGATAGCCGCTCTGATCGGCCTGTTCGGTTTTTCGGAGATTCTCGTTCAGATAGGTCAGCGTTCTCTCGATCCCATTTCCGGAAAGCTGGGAAAAGAGAAGGTCGGTTTTCGGCAGCTATTAAGGCACCTTCCCCTTTCACTGCAGTCGGCCGTGATAGGCACCTTCATAGGCGCACTGCCAGGCACGGGAGGCCCAGTAGCTTCTCTAATTGCTTACGATCAGGCGAAAAAGACGGTGAGAAAACCCGAAGTTCCGTTTGGCGAAGGGGCCGTTGAAGGGATCGTTGCCAGTGAGTCTGCAAATAATGCCTGTATAGGTGGAGCACTTATACCTATGCTTACGCTTGCTGTTCCCGGCGATGCAGTCACTGCGGTTCTTCTATCTGCAATGTACGTTCATGGGCTTAGGCCTGGACCACTACTTTTCACGCAGACTCCCGATCTCTTCTACGTAATTTTGGCCGCCGGCATTATAGGCTCTCTTTCGATCCTTTTCCTTGGAATCGGCGTGGCGCCTCTAATGGCAAGAATGGTGCTGATTCCCAAAAAGATTCTTCTTCCGGTTGTGGCTATCCTTTGTATAATTGGCGCCTACGCAATAAATTCAAGTGTGTTCGATGTGCTTATAATGGCTATCTTCGGTTTGATAGGCTTCATCATGAGAAGGAAGGGATACTCGGTGGCGCCAATGGTTCTCGGTATTGTGCTGGGATCATTGATGGACGCCAATTTTAGAAGAGCGGTATCGCTTGCTTCGGCAGGAGACAATTTGATAGTTTCAATGTTCTCAAGACCCATCAGTATTATTCTGATTGTCTTCATTCTGATATCACTGTTTTCCAATTTCAAGTTTGTCAAGACCGGGGTGAGAAAACTCTTCTCCGGAAGGTCTGACAAAGGACAGGAGGATTGA